One Panicum virgatum strain AP13 chromosome 3N, P.virgatum_v5, whole genome shotgun sequence DNA segment encodes these proteins:
- the LOC120667288 gene encoding peroxidase 5-like translates to MAKRWYLRFATLLAALLPAAACLDFGFYDRTCPSAEAIVQQTVAAAFRNDSGVAPALIRMHFHDCFVRGCDGSVLIDSTTNPNNTAEKDAGPNNPSLRFFDVIDRAKAALEAQCPGVVSCADILAFAARDSVVLAGGLGYQLPAGRRDGRISRDTDALNDLPPPFFNATQLADSFASKNLTVEDLVVLSGAHSIGVSHCSSFAGVPDNPADRLYNFSSSPDKIDPALSKAYAFLLKSICPSNSSQFFPTTTTLMDLITPARLDNRYYVGLSNNLGLFISDAALLTNATMKALVDSFVRSEATWKARFARSMLKMGQIEVLTGTQGEIRRNCRVINPSNATATAAGSHPQVANESAGSSGFTGVAAE, encoded by the exons ATGGCGAAGCGCTGGTACCTTCGCTTCGCCACGCTCCTGGCGGCGctgctcccggccgccgcctgcctcgACTTCGGCTTCTACGACAGGACGTGCCCCTCCGCCGAGGCCATCGTGCAGCagaccgtcgccgccgcgttcAGGAACGACTCCGGCGTCGCTCCGGCGCTGATCCGCATGCACTTCCACGATTGCTTCGTCAGA GGCTGCGACGGCTCGGTTCTGATCGACTCGACGACGAATCCGAACAACACGGCGGAGAAGGACGCGGGGCCCAACAACCCGAGCCTCCGGTTCTTCGACGTGATCGACCGCGCCAAGGCGGCCCTGGAGGCGCAGTGCCCCGGCGTCGTCTCCTGCGCCGACATCCTCGCCTTCGCGGCCCGGGACAGcgtcgtcctcgccggcggcctcggctaccagctgccggccggccgccgcgacggcCGGATATCCCGCGACACGGACGCGCTCAACGACCTGCCTCCGCCCTTCTTCAACGCCACCCAGCTGGCCGACAGCTTCGCCTCCAAGAACCTCACCGTCGAGGACCTGGTCGTCCTCTCCGGCGCCCACTCCATCGGCGTCTCGCACTGCAGCAGCTTCGCCGGCGTCCCCGACAACCCCGCCGACCGGCTCTACAACTTCAGCTCATCACCTGACAAG ATTGATCCAGCACTGAGCAAGGCCTACGCATTTCTGCTCAAGAGCATCTGCCCGTCCAACAGCAGCCAGTTCTTCCCAACGACGACCACGCTCATGGACCTCATCACGCCGGCGAGGCTCGACAACAGGTACTACGTCGGCCTGAGCAACAACCTGGGCCTCTTCATATCGGACGCGGCGCTGCTGACCAACGCGACGATGAAGGCTCTCGTCGACTCCTTCGTGCGCAGCGAGGCGACATGGAAGGCCAGGTTCGCCAGGTCCATGCTCAAGATGGGGCAGATCGAAGTGCTGACCGGGACGCAGGGAGAGATCAGGCGCAACTGCAGGGTCATCAACCCTAGCAACGCCACTGCCACCGCTGCTGGCAGTCACCCTCAGGTTGCCAACGAATCAGCAGGTTCTTCAGGGTTCACTGGAGTGGCTGCAGAATGA
- the LOC120667289 gene encoding peroxidase 1-like — translation MVVLSGAHSIGVSHRSSFAGVPSNPANRLYNFSGIDQSLSNAYAFLLRSICPPSSNQTFPATTPFMDLITPTKLDSKYYVGLQNNLGLFSSDAALMTNATTKALVDAFARSEATWRAKFARSMLKMGGIEVLTGTQGEIRRNCRVINPARTTTGAHPVVAGSSGSSGSTEVAAS, via the exons ATGGTCGTCCTCTCCGGCGCCCACTCCATCGGCGTctcccaccgcagcagcttcgctgGCGTCCCAAGCAACCCCGCCAACCGGCTCTACAACTTCAGCggt ATTGATCAGTCGCTGAGCAATGCCTACGCATTTCTGCTCAGGAGCATCTGCCCGCCCAGCAGCAACCAGACCTTCCCGGCGACAACGCCGTTCATGGACCTCATCACGCCGACCAAGCTCGACAGCAAGTACTACGTCGGCCTGCAGAACAACCTGGGCCTCTTCTCGTCGGACGCGGCGCTGATGACCAACGCGACGACGAAGGCGCTCGTCGACGCCTTCGCGCGCAGCGAGGCGACGTGGAGGGCCAAGTTCGCCAGGTCCATGCTCAAGATGGGGGGCATCGAGGTGCTGACCGGGACGCAGGGAGAGATCAGGCGCAACTGCAGGGTCATCAACCCCGCGAGGACCACCACCGGCGCTCATCCTGTTGTCGCCGGATCGTCAGGGTCTTCAGGATCCACTGAAGTAGCTGCAAGCTAA